The genomic DNA CCGGAAATATCATGGCCGACATGTCGCTTCCCAAGATCGCCGCCGACCACAACCGCATCTCCTTCGGGCTGACACTGATGGTGATCTCGGTGCTTCTGTCGCCGCTGATCGACATCTTCGCCAAGCTCGCGATCGCCACCGTTCCCTCGGCCGAAATCACCGCCGTGCGCTTTCTGCTGCAGGTCGTCTTCATCCTGCCGATCGTGCTCTTCCGCGGCAGCCTGTTTGATCTCACCTGGAAGAAGACCGGGCTGCACGCGTTGCGCGGCGGTCTGCTGGTCGTGACCATGCTCTCCTTCATTACCACGCTGAAGGTCATGGAAGTCGCCGACGCGATCGCGATCTTCTTCGTCGAGCCGATCATCCTCACGATCCTTGGCAGCATCTTCCTGAAGGAGACGATCGGCTGGCGGCGCTACACCGCCTGCGGCGTCGGCTTCTTCGGCGCGCTGCTCGTCATCCAGCCGAGCATGCAGGAGGTCGGCTGGATCGCCCTTCTGCCTGTTGTGGCCGCCTTTGGCCTTGCCGTTTTCCTGCTCGTCACCCGCATGGTCGCGCAAAATGAGGACCCCTGGTCGATGCAGTTTCACGCCGGCGTCTGGGGCGCGCTCTTCTGTCTCGTGCTGCTTTATTTCGGCGAAGGCACCGGTTCCGGCATCTTCGATCCGGTCTGGCCAGAAGGGTACACCTGGTATTACCTGCTCGGCGTCGGCGTCACCGCCACCATTTCAGGCGTGCTCGGCGTCTATGCCTATCGCGCCGCCCCGGCCTCGGTGCTGGCGCCGCTGCAGTATCTCGAAATCGTTTCGGCCACGATCTTCGGCTGGCTCGTCTTCGGCGACCTGCCCGACGCGCTGAAGTGGCTCGGCATCGCCATCATCATCGGCTCCGGCCTCTACATCATCTGGCGCGAGCGCCGCGTGCACAAGGACACGAGCGTCGCTCCGGTGTCGCCAGCCATCTGACAACAAAGCCATCTGAAAACAAAAGAAAGACCATCGGGAGGAATATCATGAAAACTGGAGGTCAGCTCATCGTTGACGCGCTCGTCGCCAACGGGGTGAAGCGCATCGCCTGCGTGCCGGGGGAAAGCTATCTCGCCGTGCTCGACGCGCTCTACGACACCGACATCGACGTGCTCGTCTGCCGCCAGGAAGGCGGGGCCGCGATGATGGCGGATGCCTGGGGGCGGCTGACCGGCGAGCCCGGCATCTGCATGGTGACCCGCGGCCCTGGCGCGACCAACGCTTCCGCCGGCCTCCATGTCGCCAAGCAGGATTCGATCCCGATGATCCTCTTCATCGGCCAAGTGCAGAGCGAAGCGCGCGAGCGCGAGGCCTTCCAGGAGATCGAATACCGCCGCGCCTTCACCGAGGTCGCCAAATGGGTGGGCGAGATCGACGATCCCGCCCGCATTCCGGAATTCGTCACCCGCGCCTTCGCGGTCGCCACGTCCGGCCGCCCCGGCCCTGTCGTGCTGACGCTCCCCGAGGACATGCTGACCCGCAGCGCCGAGGCGCCCGCCGCCAAACCCTACCAGCCGGTCGAGGGTCATCCAGGTCCGGCGCAGATGAAGCGGCTCGGCGAAATGCTGAGCAACGCCAAGCGCCCGATCGCCGTCCTCGGCGGCACTCGCTGGACAGCGGAAAGCGTTGCTGAATTCCAGCGCTTCGCTGAACGCTGGAAGCTGCCGGTCGGCTGCTCCTTCCGTCGCCAGATGCTGTTTGATCACCTGCACCCGATGTACGCCGGCGACGTCGGCATCGGCATCAACCCCGCTCTGGCAAAAGAGGTCAAGGAAGCGGATCTCATCCTGCTTATCGGCGGCCGCTTCTCGGAAATGCCCTCGTCCGGCTACACGCTGATGGACAGCCCCTACCCGCACCAGACGCTGGTGCATGTGCATCCTGACAGTTCCGAACTCGGCCGTGTTTACAGGCCGGAGCTGGCGATTGCCGCCAGCCCGCGCGACTTCGTCGCCGCGCTCGAAAGCCTTGCACCGCCGAGCGAACCGAGCTGGTCCGCACGCACCGAGACCATGCACGCCGCCTATCTCAAGTGGTCGACCCCGCCGGAAACCGGCCCGGGCGCGGTGCAGATGGGCCCGATCATGAACTGGATCGAGGCGAACGTGCCGGAGGATACGATCTTCACCAACGGCGCCGGCAACTACGCCACCTGGGTGCATCGCTTCCACCGCTTCCGCCGCTACGCCACCCAGGCAGCCCCGGCTTCGGGCTCAATGGGTTACGGCCTGCCGGCGGCGGTCGCCGCCAAGCAGCTGCATCCGGATCGCGAAGTCATCTGCTTTGCCGGGGATGGCTGCTTCCTGATGCACGGCCAGGAATTCGCAACCGCCGTGCGCTACCGCCTGCCGATCATCACCGTCGTCGTCAACAACGGTATCTACGGCACGATCCGCATGCACCAGGAGCGCGACTATCCCGGCCGCGTCAGCGCCACCGATCTCACCAACCCGGATTTCGCAGCCCTTGCCCGCGCCTATGGCGGCCACGGCGAGACGGTCGAGAAGACGGAAGAGTTTGCCGACGCCTTCCTCAGGGCGCGCGCCAGCGGCAAGCCGGCGATCATCGAGATCAAGCTCGATCCCGAAGCGATCACCCCGACGCGCACGCTAAGCGAGATCAGGGCGGGCTGAGCAAGTCTTGTTCGTGAAGGGTCCAATCACGGCGCAGACGCGCCGTGATTGGATTTCTGTGACAAGCACAGGAATGAGGGCGATGGAGCATTTGCGATAGGGCCCTTCTACCCACGCGCCCGCGCTTCTGTGCCTGCGAGCGCGCGGGCGAAGCGACGCTTCTCAGGGCGTCGTGCGCCAATTGAACGCCGATCGGCCACCATTATACCTCCCTCATTCCTGCGTTTGTCACAGGAGTCCAGCAGCGCCGCCTCGGCGGCGCGGGGAACGATCACGCCCGCTAACTGCCTGCGAGATACGTCCAGCCGCTTACTCCAGCCATTCCGTCGAAAACGCACCGGCCTCATGCAGATCGGTCGTCTCCAGGCGCCCCGGCCCGAGGTTCTCGAACTTGTGCGGCACATTGGCCGGCGCCACGACGATCTGACCGGCCTCGGCATCGATGATGCGGTCGCCGACGGTGAAGCGGGCGCGGCCGACGCGGACGATGAAGGTTTCCGGATAGGGATGGCGGTGCAATTTCGGCCCGTACCCGATCTCGTCGGTGGAAACGAAGATCACCGAAAGGCCTGCGCCATAGGCGCCGCCCTCGAATTCGCCCTTCCAGGCGTCGGGCTCATCCGCCCATTGCTCCCGCGAAATGAGATACGCTTCGGCCATGCCGATCCTCCACTGTCAGATGGAACGATGCGGCCGAGCGCGAGAGTTTGGATTTTGCGTGGCTCAGCCGCGGATATGCTGGGTCTGCTGGTAGACGGCCGTCGAGCGCGCGCCGGAACGGCAATAGCCGAGCATCGGCCGCTGGAACTCGTCGAGCGCGTCGACCATGCTCTTCACGGCATCGGCGGTCACGCCCATCGGGCCGACGGGAATGTGCTTGGTTTCGATGCCGAGTTCTTCGGCACGGGCGGCGATGGAATCAAAGGTCGGCTGGTCCGGCGCCTCGAAGTCCGGGCGGTGGCAGACGATGGACTTGAAGCCGAGCGCCTTGATCTGGTCGAGGTCCTCGACCGCGATCTGGCCGGTAACCGAGTATTCGTCGTTGATCTGGCGGATGTCCATGGTCGTCTTCCTTGAGGCAAATTTCCCGGCCTCTGATGTAGGCGCAGCCTTATCTCCCGTCAATTCAAAAGCCGCATCGTCAAGGCGCAGGATCAGACGACCGAAAAGGCGATGGCGTAGCTGCGCGCCTCGCCCGGCTGAAGCGGTGTCAGTTCCCCGGCCGCGGCCAACTCCGGCCGTTTGGCGATCCGGTGCGATACCGGCTCGATGCTGATCACGTTGGCCTCGCCGCGCTGGCAGCGCCACATCTGCAGGAAGGGCAAAGTATCGGCCCGGAACCGCACTTTCAGATTTCGGCCGCCGAGCCCCGCGAGATCCGCAAGCGTGACCTCCGACCAGCCATCGGAACCGACGGCCGCCGGCAGGCAGAAATGTGCGCTCTCGCCGGTGCCGAAGCACCAGGCGCTCTCCCCGCCTGCAAGCGAAGCGCTGACGATGCGGGTCTCGTCCCCGAGCAACCGGCCGCCAATGTTGAGGTGATACATCATGACAGGCGGAAAGGCGGTGACGCCGGAATTGACGACGCGATCTTCGAGCACCACTTCGTGCCGCGCGGCATCGATTCGCCAGCGCCGCTCGACCCGGGCCCGCCCGCCATCGGCGAGCGCCACCTCGATCGTCGCCGTGCACTCGGCCCCGTCGCTCGCCATCTCCATGTGGCTGACGGCTGTTCCGGCCAGTGACCCGTGCAGCGGATAGCGTGCGCCTTCCGCGCCACCTTCGATCGCCTCGGGATGGCGGATATGGTCTGGACCGCAGGTAAAGAGAAAACCGGCCAGCGCCCGGTCGATCCTCGGGTCCCCATCCGACGGGATCGCAGCACCCGGCGACAGGTCGACGCCGTCGACGACGAAGGCGGCGATATCGAGCGCCGAGAGCCGGTCGAACAGCACATGATTCTCTTGAAAATCCTGTGGTTCTTCGAGCGTCTTCAGCATGTTCTCTTCCTCAAATCGGCCGCAGAATCACTGCAATCACAAAGAGATGATAGCTGAGGAGAGACGCATTTCACCGGTTGAAGCCCGGGATTGCGCCGCCTAGATAGAATTTAACTGCTTGTTCATGATGAATTCATTTTTTTCACATTAACGTCGAAATCGAAATGTATCGCGCCACATTCACCACAATGAAAACAGGTTCTCTCGTGACGTCAGCGACCCGCACAGGCCTCTCGCTCCTCGCCGCAGTCGGCTTTCTTGCCGTGGATCTGACGGCCGCCTTCGCGCAGGACTATCGCGGCTACAATCGCTATGGCGACGATGTCATGCTGGTCACGCCCGACGGTGAAATCCTCGATTATGTACCCCGCTCCGACGAAGTGCAGACCATGCGCGACAGCCGCGGCCGCACGCTTCTGATCGACAGCTGGGGTAATGTGGTCGCAACCGTGGTGCCCAATAATCGCGGCCGCCAACGCGACTACGGCGGCAACCGTCAGGGCGATTACGGCGGCTATCGCCGTCAGGGTGACGTGGATATCTATTCCAACCGACGCTACCGGGAAACCGAGCGCGGCTACGGCTATTCCGAGCCCGGCGACGTCACCGGCTCCGTTCCCGACTACCGCGACGTCGTTCCGCCGTCGACCGACGGCAACGAACTGCCAAACAGCCTACCCGGCCTGATCGACGGCACCCAGGAGGCTTCCGTCGATCCGAACGACGGCAACCCAATGCGCCAATCGATGCCGCCCGCGATCTCGGTCAAGTCGAAGTCGCGCGCCGAGATCACAGCACTTCAGGTCTTCCTCGACCGCGAAGGTTTTTCGCCGGGCGTGATCGACGGCAAGATGGGCTCGAACGTCACCAAGGCGATCGAAGCCTTTCAGCAGTCGACCGGCGAAACGCTCGATCCCAACAACACCGACGACATTCTCGAGCGGCTGCGGATGAACGGCGGCATGCCGATCACCAGCTACACGATCACGGCCGCCGACGCCGCCGGCCCCTATGTCGCGTCGATCCCCGAGGATTACGCGCACAAAGCGATGCTGCCGCACATGTCCTTCACCTCGACGACGGAAATGCTCGGCGAGAAGTTCCACATGGACGAGGCCTATTTGCGCGAGTTGAACCCGGGCGTCGATTTCACCATTCCAGGCACGATCATCAAGGTGATCAACCCCGGCGCCAACAAGACCGGCAAGGTCGCCCGCATCCTCGCCGACAAGGCGCGCAAGCAGGTGCTCGCCTATGACGACGCCGGCAAGCTGATTGCCGCCTATCCGGCAACGATCGGCTCGTCCGATACGCCGTCTCCGTCAGGCACGGTCAATGTCGAGCGCATCGCGCTCAATCCGGGCTACACATACAATCCGAAGATCAACTTCAAGCAGGGCAACAACGACAAGATTCTGACCCTGCAGCCGGGCCCGAACGGTCCCGTCGGCACGGTCTGGATCGCGCTCTCGAAGCCCACCTACGGCATTCACGGCACGCCGGAACCCTCGAAGATCGGCAAGACCCAGAGCCATGGCTGCGTGCGCCTGACCAACTGGGACGCGACCGAGCTTGCCAAGATGGTGAGCACGGGCGTCACGGTCGAGTTCGTCGACTGAGCGAAGCCGGCCGCCCGTTAACCGAACCGTTGTTTTTTTGGCATTTTTCTTGAGGCTTCCCCCAATTGGGTGAGTGACTTCGCGCCTGCAGCATAGATGATGGAGTTGCCTGGCCGACCATCCACGACGAGGCACTCTTTTTTAAATTTCTTTGCGCCGACCCGTCGGCTAAATCGTTTCAGACCTATCCATTTACGAAGACCGCAGCTGCCGACGACCCAGCTGCGGTTTTTTTTCGAGCGCCGGGTGCAAAAGCCCTCCCGCCGCTCTCCCCGTCCATCATGACTTCATGAAACATTGTCATGAGAATTTTTCCGGCAATCGGCTATCACCGGATATCTCAACGACAATGGCCGACCTGCGGCCGCACTTGAAGGATGGCCTGAATGGCGACGGAGCGCACCCTGCCCAACCTCTGGCATGCGACGGCACCGGCCGCCCCTGAGACCAGGCCGCTCAGCCAGGACCTGACGACCGATGTGGCGATCATAGGCGGCGGCTTTACCGGCCTCTCGGCAGCGCTGCACCTGGCCGAAAAAGGCGTGAAGGCAACGGTCATCGAAGCCAAGATGATCGGCTTTGGCGGCTCCGGCCGCAATGTCGGCCTCGTCAATGCCGGCATGTGGGTGAAGCCCGACGACCTGATCTCGACGCTCGGCCCCGAGGCCGGCAACCGGCTGCTGACCGAACTCGGCGACGGCCCTTCGATGGTCTATGCGCTCGTGGAAAAACACGGGATGCCTTGCGAGGCGGTGCGCAACGGTACGCTGCACATGGCCGTCGGCAGCGAGGGCGTCACCGAGATCAAGGACCGCGAAGCGCAGTGGCAGAAGCGCGGCGCGCCGGTCGAGGCGCTTTCGGCCGAGCGGGCGCACGCGCTCACCGGCGCTGAAGGTTTTTCCGGCGCCCTGCTCGACCGCCGCGCCGGCACCATCCAGCCGCTCGCCTATGCCCGCGGGCTCGCCCGCGCTGCCCTTGCCGCCGGTGCCGAGATCTACACCGACACGCCGCTGACCGGTGCGGAGCACCAGGGCGACAGCTGGGTACTGAAGGCCGGCAACAACACGGTCCGCGCGAAACAGGTGATCCTCGCCACCAATGCCTATGGCGGCCTCTTCGCCGAGAGCCCCTGGCAGGCCCATACGCAGGAACTGACGATCCTGCCCTATTTCCAGTTCGCCACCAATCCGCTGCCGGACGCCGTCGCCAAGCGCATCCTGCCGGAGCGCCAGGGCACTTGGGACACCGGCCTCGTCATGACCTCCTTCCGCATGGACCAGCAGAACCGGCTGATCTTCGGCTCGATCGGCCGGCTCGACGCGATCGCTGAAGGCACGCACCGCGCCTTTGCCGCCCGCTCGCTGCGCAAGCTCTTCCCCTTCATCGGCAATTTCCGGTTTGAGTACTGGTGGGACGGCCGCATCGGCATGACCACCAACAACCTGCCGGCCATGCACACGCTCGCCCCCAACGTCGTTTCCGTCAGCGGCTACAACGGCCGCGGCATCGCGCCGGGCACCGTCTTCGGCCGCGCACTCGCCAGCCACGTCACCGGCGAAACCTCGGCGATCCCGCTCGCCGAAACGCCCGTGACCCCGGACACCTGGCGCGGCGTGAAGTCCGCCTTCTACCACGCAGGCGCCCAGGCCAAGCACTTCATCGACCGTCGGTTCTGAGGTAGCGCACGGTGCGGACCGTTCATTTCGGTTCGCGACCATGCCATGCGGTTTCGCCACGGGGTGAAATGCGCGCCAGCCGGATTGCGCCGGCCCATGCTGACCTATCTTGAATATTGAAACCCTGAGGTGTAGCGACCGCCGCGGGTACCCCTCCAAACCTGCTGCCGGGTTGAAGGGCCGCGGAACTTTACTCGACGACCATGTTCATCAACGTCGAAGCGTAATCGGCAGACTTCGACCAGGAGCATCGGATCGTCTCATGCTGCACCCGCAGGTCAGGTTCTCGCCGTCCAATATCGCCGCCCTGAAGAAGTCCCTCCGGGATCGTTACCCGCACATCAAGTCATCCCACCTGGACGAGGCAATCGCCGCGTCGTTCGGCTTCAAATCCCATGCGGCATTGCGCCCGGCGCTGCTTCAGGTCGTCAACCACGCCCGGCTGATCGTCATCACCGATCATATGTTGCTTCTGCTTCGGCTGGAGGAACTGGGATACCGAGATATCGACGCCGGAGACTTGCGCCACCTGATGTGGGACATAAAATTCCCCGACCACTGGTACGATCAACACCTTGAAAAGGCCGTGACGAAACGCAGACGGCCGACAGCGGCCAATTCGCAATAGCGCAGCAGCGACCATCGGTGGCCCGTGCACGGTAGAGACCGTCGATGGCAAAGCCCAAAAACCGCTTGCGATTTGAAATCAGTCGGCTTAGCGTTGACCGATTGCACGTCGCAAGCAGACCCGTGCGAACGGGCCATTCGAGACAAGGAACTGGCCATGGCTAAGCTCGTGTTCGGAATGAACCAGTCGCTGGACGGCTACGTCGACCACATGGAGTTTGCGCCAAGTCCCACGCTCTTCCGCCATTTCATCAAGGAGGCCGAACAGCAGACGGGCAGCCTGTACGGCCGTCGGATCTATGAGATCATGCGCTACTGGGACGACGAGCATCCGGAATGGGATGCGGACAGACAGGCCTTCGCAGCCGCGTGGCGAAAGCAGCCGAAATGGGTCGTCTCGCGCTCCTCGGCGTCCGTCGGCCCCAATGCCCGGCTCGTCGACGGTGATCTTGCGGGCGCCGTGCGCAAGCTGAAGGCCGAGCACGACGGCGAGATCGAGGTGGCGGGCCCCGTCCTCGCGCACAGCCTCACCGAACTGGGCTTGATCGACGAGTACCGGATCTACCTGCACCCGGTCGTCCTTGGTCACGGCAACCCCTATTTCGCCGGCCCCCGCCCGCGGCTCCGCCTGATCGCTCATGATCGGATCGGCGAGGACGTGGTGCGGCTGGTCTACGTTCCCGCTTAGTCGCCGGACTTGCCGGTCCCGTCAGCGCGCGGCTCTGTGCTTCGCGCTAACGGCGTGAAATCCGCATTCGACCCGGTTCGTTTTTCAGCTGCGACCTTGGCTTTCAAGCCAGGTGAGCGCGCCGCGAACTGCGGCGGCAAGCTGGTGCTGCCTTTGCCCTCACTCGGAGCGTCTCCAGCGATATGACCAACCGTCGATCCTTTCTCCGGTGGCCTTCAGCAACAAGGCGTCAGGCAGGAACTGGCCACGCACCAGGCCAATCTTTTCGAGAACACGGCAGCTGCTCTCATGTGCTGCCGCGCATATGGTATGAACCTCGGATAGGGGTGACTGCTGCTTGACCCAATGCATAATCGCAAGACCGGCTTCCGTCGCCAGCCCCCGTCCCCAATAGGCCGGACCGATGCCATAGTGAATTTCCGCGCCGTCCCCATCCACAAACATGAGGAAGAGGCCCATCGGCCGCTGGTCGCTGCGGTCGATGATGCTCCAGATGAAGCGGTCACCATCCGCCCAGCTGCTTTCTCCCCACGCATGGATGACCGCCTCGGTGCTGGATTGTGCGGGATGAGCGCCGCGCGGCAAAAATCGTGCTGCCATGCTGTTGCCGGTGTATTCCGTAAACACGGACGCCGCGTGTTCAGAGCGGGCTGCACGCAGGTGAAGACGGCTTGTCTTTAGTTCAACGGGCGGCGTGATCAACTTCAGGTGTCCGGGCGAGGCAGAGCGCGGACATCTTAATTCCATCGGGACAAAGAGCGAAAGCCACCATCGATCGCTTCCGGCGTAGAAAGTCCCTGGCCGCGCGGTGAAGCTGCCCCCAACATCACTGCGCCGCGATCAGCAAAGCAAAACGCCTCGGATCATCCCTGACCCGAGGCGTTGTCTCTCGAACGGAAGGCGCGATTACGCCGCTGCGCGGTAACCCGAGCCGGCGCTGACCTGCACCTGACCCGACGTGCGGAACGCCCGCAGACGCGTGGCGATGTGCTCGGCCTCTCCCGTCAATGCCTGGCTTGCGGCGTTCGCCTGCTCGACCATGGCGGCGTTCTGCTGGGTGATCTGGTCCATCTGGGTAATCGCGGTGTTGACCTCCTGCAGGCCGGTTGCCTGTTCGGCGGTGCTGGCGCGGATGGCGCCGAAGACGGAGCTGACTTCGACGACCTGGGCGACGATCTGCTGCAGCGACTGCGCCACCTGATTGACCGAATTGACGCCGTCGTCCACCTGGCCGCGCGACTTGGCGATCAGGCCCTGGATGTCCTTGGCCGCTTCGGCGCAGCGCTGGGCCAGCGCCCGGACTTCGGAGGCGACAACCGCAAAGCCCCTGCCCGCCTCGCCGGCGCGGGCCGCTTCGATGCCGGCGTTCAGCGCCAGGAGGTTGGTCTGGAAGGCGATCTCGTCGATGACGTCGACGATCCGCGCGATGCTGGCGGAAGACGTCTGGATCTCCTGCATCACCTCGATCGCGTGGCTGACGATCTCGCCGCTCTGTTCGGCATTGGCGCGGGCGGCAATCACGGTCGAGTTCGCCTGGTTGGCGCCTTCGGCCGTCTGCTTGACCGTGCGCGTCACTTGCTCGACGGCAGCGGCCGTCTCTTCAAGGTTGGCCGCCTGCCGTTCCGTGCGCCGGGCCAGATCGTCGGCAGCCGCCGCAATCTCCTTGGCGCTCGTGTGGATCTGGCTGGCGCCGGCCTCGATGCCGCCGATGGCGCGTGCAAGCTCGCCGATCGCGTGGTTGAAATTTTCGCCAAGCTCCTGATAGGCAACCGGCAGGTCCCCACCGATGCGTGCCGTCAAGTCGCCATCGGCGATCTTCTTCAGCGCCGCGCCGAAGGTCTTGCTGATCAGCGCGCGTTCGGCAGCCAGCACTTCTTCCTGCACCGCACGTTGCTTGGTGACGTCGGAGGCGTCCATGTAGACGGAGATCGACAGATCCATGTCGAGGAAGACGCCCTTGATCAGGCTCGACAGCATCGCGCCCATGTCCTCGGCCGAGGTCCCCTTGCGCGAGAACAGGCCGGCCTTCGGCCAGTGCGCCTTGACGATTTCGGTGATCAGATGCTCGGCGATCAGCGCGTAGCCGCCGATGTACCAGCGCGGCTCGAGCCCGATGCGGGCGTGCACCAGGCCGATGGTGCGAACCTTGGCGCTGTAATCCTCGTTGAAATTGGCATCGACGATATTGGCCCAGTGGCCGACCTGGGCGCCCTTGGCGCGGTCGATATGAGCGTCGGAGGAGAAGAAGCGCTTGGTCTCGGGCGTCGTCTTGACCTTGACGTAGAACTTGTCGAGCGCGGGTTTAAGTTCCTTCTCGAGGATCGGCTTCAGCGCCTTCAGGCTCGTCTTGGCGGCGTCATCGAGCGCCATGAAATTCAGACGACCGGCAACGTCTTGCGTGCCGGCAGCGGCGTGTTCCGTTTTCATGCGCGAACTTCCCTGCATGCTCATTTCTGGATCATGGAGACAGGATCTAGGGCGCTGCAGCGTCTGAGATCATGGCCGCAATCATGGCGGCTGGTTGCCCTGTTCAGTCGGTCGCAGGGGCAAGCTGTGTCCTGGGCCACTGATAGAAGCGCAGGGTAAAGGAAGCCTTACGCGAAACAGCTATTTCGCGAGGCCTGAAATACAACTCAACCGGAACTGACGAATATCAATTCCGGTTGATACGCAATAAACGGTGGAACGGCGAAGGATCAGGCGGCGTTTCGCGAAGCCCAGGATGGCATGCGCGCAGCCCAGGAGCGGCGCGTCTTGACCGGCATCAGCGCCTGCACTTCCTTGGCGAGGGCTGCTGCGTTTTCCCGCGCCTTGTCGAGATTGCTGACGCGGTTCGGATCCATCGTCTGCAGCGTGCCGCCAAAATCGAAGATCTCGCGATAGGCGGCGCGCTCGACGATCGGCGTGTCGAGAACCGAGACGCCGCGCTCGGCGAGCATCGCCTTGATCGTCTGCAGCGCACGCGTGGTGACCAGCGAATTGACGCGGGTGAGCACCACAGAATGGTTGATGCGCAGGCCCGAACGGTCCTGGATCTGGCGGATCAGCTCAAGAATTTGAGCCGCACCCTTGGCATCCATGGCGCAGCCCTGCACCGGGATCAGCACCTGGTCAGAGATGGCGAGTGCAAGTGCTACGATCTGGTCCTTGGCGCCCGCGAGATCGATGACGATATAATCCGCTTCGTCCTTCGCCTCGCGGATATGACATTCGAGCGAGCCGGGCGTGATGTGCGAAATGACGGTGAGGTTGGCGATATGGCCGGAAGCCTCCGCCCAGCTGGTGATCCAGCGCTGCGGATCGGCATCGAGGACGACTACCCGGTGCCCCTGCCGCGCCAGTTCCGTCGACAGGATCAGCGCCGCGGTCGTCTTGCCCGCACCACCCTTTGCATTGGCGAAAGTGATGACCGCCATGATATTCCCCATTCTATGCCTGTATCGCGCTGAACCGGACGGCCACAGCCGGTGGTTCGCTTCTTAACGAAACCTTACAGAATTTGGTTAACGAAACGGTAACGCCGGCACGTCAAACCTGACAGTCGGCCTTAAGGCTGCGTGCCAGAGACACTGCTATGGTGATGAAAATGCTGGAGTTCTGGCCTCAGACCGGCAAAACTGCCGGTTCGCTCACGTGCTGTGATCGATAGCACATCGACGAGAACGGCCCGTGCCGCACCGCCTCGCCTGTCGGGCTGAGCAGGGTCAGCACGTCATTCGCAAACGCCTGGGCGTTGGCCTGCGCCTTGGCAAGGTTGCTGACCTTCGCGGGGTCGAGAGAGGAAAGCGTGTCGCCCCGCTCAAAGAGTTCGCGGAAGGCCGTACGCTCCACCAGCGGGGTATCGACGAGCCGGATCCGGTTCTCCGAAAGCAGCAGCTTGACCCGGCGCATCGCCCGCGTCGTCACGATCGGGTTGACCCGGGTCAGCAGAACCGCGTGGTTGATGTTGGCGCGCGCGTTGTTCTCGATGTGGCGGATCAGGTCCAGCACCTGGATGGCGCCGCGCGCATCCATCACACAGCCCTGCACCGGGATCAGCGTCAGGTCCGAAAGACCGATCGCCAGCGCCACCAGCACGTCGGCCGCCCCGGAGAGATCGATGATCACATGCTCGACCTGACCGCGCAGCCGCCGGAGATGATCGCTGAGCGTGGTTGTCGCTACACCTGAGAGAACGAAGAGATTGCCATCGTTGCGGCCGTGGCGGAACCAGTCGGTCATGCAGGCGAGTGGATCGCAATCAAGAACCGCAACGCGATCGCCGCGCCGGGCGAATTCGCAGGCAAGCAGCAAGGCTGCCGTTGTCTTGCTG from Ensifer adhaerens includes the following:
- a CDS encoding NAD(P)/FAD-dependent oxidoreductase, which codes for MATERTLPNLWHATAPAAPETRPLSQDLTTDVAIIGGGFTGLSAALHLAEKGVKATVIEAKMIGFGGSGRNVGLVNAGMWVKPDDLISTLGPEAGNRLLTELGDGPSMVYALVEKHGMPCEAVRNGTLHMAVGSEGVTEIKDREAQWQKRGAPVEALSAERAHALTGAEGFSGALLDRRAGTIQPLAYARGLARAALAAGAEIYTDTPLTGAEHQGDSWVLKAGNNTVRAKQVILATNAYGGLFAESPWQAHTQELTILPYFQFATNPLPDAVAKRILPERQGTWDTGLVMTSFRMDQQNRLIFGSIGRLDAIAEGTHRAFAARSLRKLFPFIGNFRFEYWWDGRIGMTTNNLPAMHTLAPNVVSVSGYNGRGIAPGTVFGRALASHVTGETSAIPLAETPVTPDTWRGVKSAFYHAGAQAKHFIDRRF
- a CDS encoding dihydrofolate reductase family protein is translated as MAKLVFGMNQSLDGYVDHMEFAPSPTLFRHFIKEAEQQTGSLYGRRIYEIMRYWDDEHPEWDADRQAFAAAWRKQPKWVVSRSSASVGPNARLVDGDLAGAVRKLKAEHDGEIEVAGPVLAHSLTELGLIDEYRIYLHPVVLGHGNPYFAGPRPRLRLIAHDRIGEDVVRLVYVPA
- a CDS encoding GNAT family N-acetyltransferase, which codes for MITPPVELKTSRLHLRAARSEHAASVFTEYTGNSMAARFLPRGAHPAQSSTEAVIHAWGESSWADGDRFIWSIIDRSDQRPMGLFLMFVDGDGAEIHYGIGPAYWGRGLATEAGLAIMHWVKQQSPLSEVHTICAAAHESSCRVLEKIGLVRGQFLPDALLLKATGERIDGWSYRWRRSE
- a CDS encoding globin-coupled sensor protein, which encodes MKTEHAAAGTQDVAGRLNFMALDDAAKTSLKALKPILEKELKPALDKFYVKVKTTPETKRFFSSDAHIDRAKGAQVGHWANIVDANFNEDYSAKVRTIGLVHARIGLEPRWYIGGYALIAEHLITEIVKAHWPKAGLFSRKGTSAEDMGAMLSSLIKGVFLDMDLSISVYMDASDVTKQRAVQEEVLAAERALISKTFGAALKKIADGDLTARIGGDLPVAYQELGENFNHAIGELARAIGGIEAGASQIHTSAKEIAAAADDLARRTERQAANLEETAAAVEQVTRTVKQTAEGANQANSTVIAARANAEQSGEIVSHAIEVMQEIQTSSASIARIVDVIDEIAFQTNLLALNAGIEAARAGEAGRGFAVVASEVRALAQRCAEAAKDIQGLIAKSRGQVDDGVNSVNQVAQSLQQIVAQVVEVSSVFGAIRASTAEQATGLQEVNTAITQMDQITQQNAAMVEQANAASQALTGEAEHIATRLRAFRTSGQVQVSAGSGYRAAA
- a CDS encoding ParA family protein, with translation MAVITFANAKGGAGKTTAALILSTELARQGHRVVVLDADPQRWITSWAEASGHIANLTVISHITPGSLECHIREAKDEADYIVIDLAGAKDQIVALALAISDQVLIPVQGCAMDAKGAAQILELIRQIQDRSGLRINHSVVLTRVNSLVTTRALQTIKAMLAERGVSVLDTPIVERAAYREIFDFGGTLQTMDPNRVSNLDKARENAAALAKEVQALMPVKTRRSWAARMPSWASRNAA
- a CDS encoding ParA family protein, which gives rise to MAIVSLANAKGGASKTTAALLLACEFARRGDRVAVLDCDPLACMTDWFRHGRNDGNLFVLSGVATTTLSDHLRRLRGQVEHVIIDLSGAADVLVALAIGLSDLTLIPVQGCVMDARGAIQVLDLIRHIENNARANINHAVLLTRVNPIVTTRAMRRVKLLLSENRIRLVDTPLVERTAFRELFERGDTLSSLDPAKVSNLAKAQANAQAFANDVLTLLSPTGEAVRHGPFSSMCYRSQHVSEPAVLPV